The following DNA comes from Chryseobacterium gallinarum.
AATAATATTCAATAACATAAAAAATGTAGAAGAAAATAATAAGCATCTCGAGCTGTTGTCTCAAATGGATTTTTTCATGATTGATAAGTATTTTATTTTCCTTATCTTCGGGTTTCCTAACGAAGATAAAGGGAAAGAGAGCAATGCCATTAATTTTTAGCTTTTTTAATGGCTTTTGGCATACAATTATCATACTAACAAATATAAAAAGTTTTTTGACTTACGTTTAACTTATGGCCTATTTTGACATCAAAGAAGGTGAGGACTTTTACTATAATGAACAGGGATATAAAGTTTTTACGGAAAAATTCCATCTGAAAAGGGGATATTGCTGTAAAAGCGGCTGCAGGCACTGTCCTTACGGGTACGACAAAAAGACTGATACATTCATTAAAAATGATAAAAAAAATAAATAAAATGAAAAAATATATTTTTATTTTGTTGGCAGCAGCTACATTAGGTTTAACGTCATGTAGCCCTTTTCAGGTACGTTCAGATTATGCTGAAACAGCCAATTTCAATTCTTATAAAACGTATAAAATAAGAATTGATGATTTAAAATTGAATGATATTGATAAAGACAGGGTTTTGAATGAGCTTTCAAGACAACTTCAAAGTAAGGGACTGCAGTCCGGAGAAAACCCGGATCTTATTGTTAACGTAAAAGCTAATCATAAAAAAATCACAGATATCACTTCCAGTTCTCCTTATGGAATGTGGGGCTGGGGTGGCCCTTTCGGATGGGGTATTGGTATGAACAGAACCTGGACCAGCAATTATAATGAAGGGGCATTGGTTGTAGATCTTATCGATGCGAAAACCAACAAATTGGTATGGCAGGGCATCGGAAGCGGGATCTCCGTAGATTCACCAAGAGCGAAACAAAGACAGATTCCCGAAATCATGGCCGAAATTATGAAAAATTATCCGCCTCAAAGAAAATAAAACTGACCATTATTATAGATGCCGATGCAATTTGTATCGGCATTTTTTATTTGCCTAAAATAGCTATGGCAAACTTTGATGTGTTATGAATATTGTTGTAAGCTTTAGCTAAAGCCAATGGAATTTTGATCTATTTATTTAAGCGGGCTAAAACCCTCTCCTATTGATCATCTACATTATGCTGAAAACCGGCAAAGATGCTGTAAAATAAATTCAGGCTCTATCTATAGGGCTGAAGCTCACTCCTATTGATGTTTAACAAAAATATCATTTATAATAGATCAACCGAAGTGTCCTACATTTAAAATTAACCATAATGTAATTTTTTATTCATAAAAATGTAGTATTCTTGCTAAAAAGTATATTAATATGAAAAAAATTATCTTATTCTCTGTGTTTGTGGGACTTACGGGACTTGCCAATGCACAGGCTCCGGCAGGTTATTATAATTCTGCAAACGGACTAAGTGGTGCGGCACTCAAAACAGCATTAAGTACTATCATTACCAACGGTCATATAGATAAAGGCTACAATGGTTTGTGGACCGCTTATAAAACAACTGATATTGATAAGAATTACGAAAACGACGGTTCTATTCTTGATATCTATTCAGAAAAGCCTACAGGGCCTGATCCTTACCAATATACTCCGGGAAGTAATCAATGCGGGACTTATTCCACGGAAGGAAACTGCTACAACAGAGAACATATTATCCCTCAAAGTTTTTTCAGCAAGGCCGCTCCAATGGTCTCCGACATTCATTTTATCAGAGCTACCGACGGAAAGGTGAATGGCATGAGAAGCAATTATCCGTTTGGAAAAGTAGGATCAGCCACATTTACGTCAATGAATGGTTCAAAGCTTGGTACTTCTGCTTCTTCGGGATATTCAGGAACGGTTTTTGAGCCGATTGATGAGTTTAAAGGAGATGTAGCCCGTATGATTTTTTATTTCGTAACCCGCTACCAGAGTAAACTTTCAAGCTTTTCTTCAGGAAATATGCTGGGAAGCACAGCCTTCCCGGGATTACAGACATGGGAACTGAATGTTCTTTTGGCATGGCATAATCAGGATCCTGTTTCGCAGGCAGAGATCAATAGAAATAATGCATCATATACTTATCAGGGTAACCGGAATCCTTTTATTGATAATCCAGGCTATGTAAATCTGATCTGGGGTTCTCAGCAACCAAGCAATGATACACAGGCTCCAACTGCAGCTACCGCTTTACATGTAACCGGAAAGACATCAAGCAGCATTTCCCTTTCCTGGACTGCCGCTACGGATAATGTAGGAGTTACTTCTTATGCCGTCTACATGAATGGCAGTCTGAAAACTACGGTAAGTTCTCCTTCTGCAACCATTTCTGGCCTAGCCCCTTCTACAACTTATAATTTCTATGTTGTGGCAAAAGATGCTGCTGGAAATTCGTCTCCGAACAGTTCTGCCGTTTCAGCAACTACTGATTCAGGAACGACGATTCCGTCTACAGGTTGTGTGAATGAAACTTTTGAAACCATTCCTACAGCCAGCACTTCTTCATATTTAACAAGAACATGGAGCAACGGAGGAATTTCATGGACAGCAACAGATGCCAGAACCGATCAGACGATCAGCAATAAAGCAATCACTGTGAGAAGCGGTTCTTTAACTTCAGGCAATTCCGGCAATGGAATCGGTTCTTTAACTGTTACCACTCAACTGAAGTTTTCCGGTAATAACGGAACTTTCGACGTGAAAGTAAATGGGACGACAGTAGGAACCATTCCTTACAGTGCAACAGTAACAACAACTACAATTAATAATATAAATGTTTCCGGTAATGTAACGGTAAGCCTGGTTAATAATTCCACAAGCAACAGGGTGGCTATTGATGATCTTAAATGGACCTGCTACTCAGGAACGGCTGCAAGACAGGCTCAGACAATTGCCCCGGAAACGGCTACTTATAAAATCTCTCCCAATCCGATCTCAAACCAGGAAATTTTTGTAAAAGGTGATGTTCAGGGTATCAAAAAAGCAGAGATCTACAATCTGCAGGGAAAGGCGCTTCAATCTATCGACAGACCTTTCAGGAATGGAAATTCCATCAAAATTAAAAATCTTGAACAGGGAATTTATATTTTGAAACTGGATAATGCTACAATGCAGTTTATCGTAAAATAAATAAGCATTTTAATAAAAAAAGACTGGTCTCTGAGTAAGGACCAGTCTTTTTTATTCTTTATAATAAGAGGCTTAGCCTAATGGCCAAAACCCTTCATAATAGGAACTCCCGTAACGGATGCTTTCTGCACTCACCACAAAGCTGATCAGCATATTATTGCTATCGATAGCATCAAAATCCACTTCATGTTGGATTACATATCCGTTTTCCCATTTCAGGGAGATCAATGTTCCTTCTTCGTGGGATTTATTGAAATTAATTTCTCCGGTAGTCGGTTTGTATTTACTGTTGAGTAAGGTTTCCAGAATATCAGATTTCTCTGTTGCTTCAATTGTTATTTTAATAAGTGCGTTTGACGGGTCAGATGCTACACGTCCTGAAACATCTGTAGCTCTTGAAACACTGTAATTAAGTTTTAATAACTTCTGACCTTCTCCTCCATTGAATTTTAAGATTCCTCTTGAATTTCCTGCCATATTTCTTAAATTTATCCTTAATGATTTCTTCCTGTATAGATTATAAAGTGTTATCTAACAAAGATAGACTTCAGGATCCGGTTTTTAAAATTTTCTGACCATTGTTTTATAAATTGTCGTAATTCTACGATTATTCCAGTGCTGAGTCATGTGAAAAATTAAAAAGCATGGTCAGTAATGCTTATAAAAATAAGAAGTTATCATAATAACAAGATTGATGGTAATTATTATCCATAAAACGGAACCATATTTCCTTTTCCTGTCAATGAAGCTTAACGCCAATATTCCGAAGAACAGTAATAATGTATACACCGCGGGATACATTTTAAACGCTTCATAAAACTTTCCTTCAAAGACCAGCAAAATGGCTCTCTGAGCACCACACCCAAGACATTCTATCCCCAGATATTTCTTACTGGGGCAGGTCAGCATGAAATCTTCAATCTCCATTTCTATACTGTTTTATTCCATTATGAAGAAATTTTAGCTCTGGTATACTGATGAGGGAAAAAGCAGTTTTCTTTCATTTCAAATGAGCCTTGTACGGCAAGGTAGGGATTTCTTAGAATTTCCCTTGCCACGAAGATCAAATCGGCCTCTCCGTTTTGAAGAATTTCTTCTGCCTGTTCTGCTGTGGTAATTAAACCTACCGCTCCTGTTTTAACGGAAGCTTCATTTTTTACCTGTGAAGAAAAAGGAACCTGATATCCATCAAAAACAGAAATTTTCGCTCCATGTATATTTCCTCCACTTGATACATCTACCAGGTCTACGCCATGTTCTTTTAAAACTTTAGCCAATGTTACACTACTTTCAAGGTCCCAGCCATTCTCCGCATATTCTGTTCCCGAAATTCTTACAAAGAGTGCTGTATTTTCATTCAGTTCTTCATTGACGGCATCTACAATTTCAATCAGAAATCTGATTCTGTTTTCAAAACTTCCGCCATATTCATCCGTTCTGATATTGGATAATGGTGATAGAAACTGATGGATAAGATATCCGTGTGCTGCATGGATTTCAATAATATCAAAACCGGCTTTTACGGCTCTTCCAGCTGCTCTTTTAAAATTCAGGATCTGCTCTTTTACCTCATCGGTACTTAACGCGTGTGGAATCCTTTCTGCCGGATGATAAGGGATAGAACTCGGAGCGATGGTTTCCCAGCCCTCTTCAACGGAGATTTGCTTATTATTCCAGGTAGAACCTTTCCTTCCGGCATGGGCCAACTGGATTCCTATTTTACTTTCTGAATGTGCATGCACAAAATCTACAATTCTCTGCAGTTCCTGAGCTTGTTCATCATTCCAGATCCCCATACAATGGTTAGTAATCCTTCCTTTGGGCTCTACACCTGTTGCTTCTACCATGATTAATCCTGTTCCCCCTTGTGCCCTGCTTCCGTAATGTACAAAATGAAAGTCGTTAGCCAGGCCGTTTTCACAGGAATACATACACATAGGAGACATTACCCAACGGTTTTTCAACTCTACATTCCTGAATTGTATTGGTGTATATAGCATTTTATTTTTTTAAAAAAATTCAACATGATTTTCAGAAGAATAAAATAATTGCCTACTTCATTAAAAAGAAGTAATTTTACCCCCCTTTTTTAGTCTACAATATATGAAAAAAGACATACAGATCAGTTACGAATATTTTAAAAATAGCAGTGAACTGAATGATATTGAAAATCAATTATTCGAAAGAGCAAAGGAAGCCCGTGAAAATGCGTATGCTCCTTACTCACAGTTTCTGGTAGGATGTTCCGTATTGCTTGAAAACGGAGAAATATACTCTGGCAACAATCAGGAAAATGCAGCTTTTCCTTCGGGTCTTTGTGCAGAAAGGACGACTCTCTTTTGGGTAGCAGCCAATTTTCCTAATGTTAAGGTGAAAAAAATCTTTGTCGTAGGTGGTCCGAAATCTTCTCACGAAAAAACACCACCAATTCCACCCTGCGGAGCATGCCGTCAAAGCTTGATTGAGTATGAAACGAAGCAGAATGAGAATATCGACCTTTATTTTTCAAGCATGAATGAAGAAGTGGTAAAGGTACATGCTGTGAAAGACCTGCTTCCTTTTTATTTTGATTCGACATTTCTATAACAGCGTGAAAAACAAATTGTAAAAAACGAATACCATCTGATCAAATCAGCGGAAATTCTGCTGTTTTTTTAATTTGTACACGAACTCACGAATCATTCCATCAGGCATTTGTGGCAAACATAAAAAGAGATTGTTTCATTTTCAAACAATCTCTCTATTTTATTTATCTGTTACTAATTAATCCTCAGTTTCCGCATCTTCATCATCGTCTTCGTACTGTTCCAGATAATAGCTGAAGCTAAAATCTTCCACCTCCTCTTCAGCATCTTCCAGAGTTGTCAGCAGGTCTTCAAAAATTTCAAGCTGATCTACGGTCATATTAACGAATTCAAGGTGGAGGGGCATTTCCAGATCCCCGGTAATGGTATCAAAAAGTGCATCAAGATTATCACCAAAATGTTCAGGAAGCTGAATTTTTTCCTTTAATTGGGTATAAAAATCTTCATAATCACCTATGTCTGTAAAATCTATATATATTGTCTTCATATCTCTTATATTTAATTATAGTCTCATTTGAGATTGCTTCATCTTTACTCAGCTATGTTCAAAGCCTTATAGTCATTCACAATAATTTACTGCTTTTCAAAAGTTTTATAATGATTTTTAGTAAGGTAAACATCTCCGTTTTTAGTAAAGATTATTCTGTCTGCCTGTCTGCTGCCACAATGATAATTGACATCTGCCTCAAAATATTTTTCTCCCTCCGGCAATCTTTTTTCCCTGTTTCCGAATCTGTCGCCACCGATAGCTTTTCCGGGAAGTACCTCACAAAGGTTCCCTCTTGACGGGTTCCACCCTTGTCTTCTGGCCTCCCCTTTTGTGATATAATAATCCGGTAATCTGCGGTTTTGCTTTACATAATTGATCACGGTCTTTTCTTCCGTCAGTTTTTCAATGGAATCCGTATTTTCTGCGGTATGCTGATCTGAAGCCGCTGTACTTCCATAGTTCACTGTTTCTGTTTTTACAGTATTGGTCCGGCTATTTCTATCTTCAATAAAGTTTTTATAGACATACATCACAGACATCCCGAAAAGAAGCCCGAGAGACATAAAAAGTACTGCTCTTATTTTATTGTTCATAATAACAATTTATTAATATAACAGTCATGGTGTAAACTGTACATTGATCTGTTTATCCTAATCTCTCCATTCTTCCGGAATATCACAAACCGGAATAGGCTCCATTTTATGTTTTGCTGCTTTATGCATTCTGTCAAAGATTAAAAAGACTTCTTTGTCTCTGCCTTCATAATCTTCAGCAGCTTTAGTTCCGTATTCTTTTTGAATTTTTTCCAACTCCGGATAAGATGCCCCAATCTGTTGTTCGTCTGTTCTGTCCACATCCCAAAGCCCGTCTGTAGGGATGGCTTCCTGGATGCTTTTAATCAGATTCAAGCCTTTGGCAAGGGTATATACTTCAGTTTTATACAGGTCTGCAATTGGAGAAACATCTACCCCGCCGTCTCCATATTTGGTATAAAAACCAATGCCGAAATCTTCTACTTTATTGCCTGTTCCACATACTAAAAGCCCGTTTAATTGTCCATAATAATAAAGGGTCAGCATTCTCAAACGGGATCTGGTATTGGCAAAAGCCAGTTTCTCATTTGGATATACATCATCTTTCACATCAAAAGTTTTATAGAGTTCTTCAAAA
Coding sequences within:
- a CDS encoding DUF5522 domain-containing protein — encoded protein: MAYFDIKEGEDFYYNEQGYKVFTEKFHLKRGYCCKSGCRHCPYGYDKKTDTFIKNDKKNK
- a CDS encoding DUF4136 domain-containing protein, giving the protein MKKYIFILLAAATLGLTSCSPFQVRSDYAETANFNSYKTYKIRIDDLKLNDIDKDRVLNELSRQLQSKGLQSGENPDLIVNVKANHKKITDITSSSPYGMWGWGGPFGWGIGMNRTWTSNYNEGALVVDLIDAKTNKLVWQGIGSGISVDSPRAKQRQIPEIMAEIMKNYPPQRK
- a CDS encoding endonuclease, translated to MKKIILFSVFVGLTGLANAQAPAGYYNSANGLSGAALKTALSTIITNGHIDKGYNGLWTAYKTTDIDKNYENDGSILDIYSEKPTGPDPYQYTPGSNQCGTYSTEGNCYNREHIIPQSFFSKAAPMVSDIHFIRATDGKVNGMRSNYPFGKVGSATFTSMNGSKLGTSASSGYSGTVFEPIDEFKGDVARMIFYFVTRYQSKLSSFSSGNMLGSTAFPGLQTWELNVLLAWHNQDPVSQAEINRNNASYTYQGNRNPFIDNPGYVNLIWGSQQPSNDTQAPTAATALHVTGKTSSSISLSWTAATDNVGVTSYAVYMNGSLKTTVSSPSATISGLAPSTTYNFYVVAKDAAGNSSPNSSAVSATTDSGTTIPSTGCVNETFETIPTASTSSYLTRTWSNGGISWTATDARTDQTISNKAITVRSGSLTSGNSGNGIGSLTVTTQLKFSGNNGTFDVKVNGTTVGTIPYSATVTTTTINNINVSGNVTVSLVNNSTSNRVAIDDLKWTCYSGTAARQAQTIAPETATYKISPNPISNQEIFVKGDVQGIKKAEIYNLQGKALQSIDRPFRNGNSIKIKNLEQGIYILKLDNATMQFIVK
- the tssD gene encoding type VI secretion system tube protein TssD — translated: MAGNSRGILKFNGGEGQKLLKLNYSVSRATDVSGRVASDPSNALIKITIEATEKSDILETLLNSKYKPTTGEINFNKSHEEGTLISLKWENGYVIQHEVDFDAIDSNNMLISFVVSAESIRYGSSYYEGFWPLG
- a CDS encoding DUF2752 domain-containing protein, with the protein product MEIEDFMLTCPSKKYLGIECLGCGAQRAILLVFEGKFYEAFKMYPAVYTLLLFFGILALSFIDRKRKYGSVLWIIITINLVIMITSYFYKHY
- the namA gene encoding NADPH dehydrogenase NamA → MLYTPIQFRNVELKNRWVMSPMCMYSCENGLANDFHFVHYGSRAQGGTGLIMVEATGVEPKGRITNHCMGIWNDEQAQELQRIVDFVHAHSESKIGIQLAHAGRKGSTWNNKQISVEEGWETIAPSSIPYHPAERIPHALSTDEVKEQILNFKRAAGRAVKAGFDIIEIHAAHGYLIHQFLSPLSNIRTDEYGGSFENRIRFLIEIVDAVNEELNENTALFVRISGTEYAENGWDLESSVTLAKVLKEHGVDLVDVSSGGNIHGAKISVFDGYQVPFSSQVKNEASVKTGAVGLITTAEQAEEILQNGEADLIFVAREILRNPYLAVQGSFEMKENCFFPHQYTRAKISS
- a CDS encoding cytidine deaminase — protein: MKKDIQISYEYFKNSSELNDIENQLFERAKEARENAYAPYSQFLVGCSVLLENGEIYSGNNQENAAFPSGLCAERTTLFWVAANFPNVKVKKIFVVGGPKSSHEKTPPIPPCGACRQSLIEYETKQNENIDLYFSSMNEEVVKVHAVKDLLPFYFDSTFL
- a CDS encoding barstar family protein, whose protein sequence is MKTIYIDFTDIGDYEDFYTQLKEKIQLPEHFGDNLDALFDTITGDLEMPLHLEFVNMTVDQLEIFEDLLTTLEDAEEEVEDFSFSYYLEQYEDDDEDAETED
- a CDS encoding ribonuclease domain-containing protein, which translates into the protein MNNKIRAVLFMSLGLLFGMSVMYVYKNFIEDRNSRTNTVKTETVNYGSTAASDQHTAENTDSIEKLTEEKTVINYVKQNRRLPDYYITKGEARRQGWNPSRGNLCEVLPGKAIGGDRFGNREKRLPEGEKYFEADVNYHCGSRQADRIIFTKNGDVYLTKNHYKTFEKQ
- the nadE gene encoding NAD(+) synthase, giving the protein MQTQKVIDHIVAWLKDYATKAKVNGYVIGVSGGVDSGVVSTLAAMTGLKTLLIEMPIRQKADQVDRAKDHMNDLKARFSNVEMMSVDLTPAFEELYKTFDVKDDVYPNEKLAFANTRSRLRMLTLYYYGQLNGLLVCGTGNKVEDFGIGFYTKYGDGGVDVSPIADLYKTEVYTLAKGLNLIKSIQEAIPTDGLWDVDRTDEQQIGASYPELEKIQKEYGTKAAEDYEGRDKEVFLIFDRMHKAAKHKMEPIPVCDIPEEWRD